Sequence from the Candidatus Binataceae bacterium genome:
GCCGAGCGCACGATGCTGCCGTGCCTGGAGTCGCTGCGCCGGCTTAAGTACCCCAACTACGAAATCGTAATCGTCGACGACGGCTCGCGCGATCGCACGGCCGAAATCGCGATGGAATTCCCGGAGTTCCGGCTGATCCGCCAGCCCAACAAGGGCTTGAGCGTTGCGCGCAACGTGGGACTTTATGCGGCGCGCGGCGACATTATCGCCTATACCGACTCGGACTGTGTCGTCGATCCCGACTGGCTGACCCTGATGGTGCGCACGATGGTCGAGGGCGGCTTCGACGGCTGCGGCGGCCCCAACTATGCGCCGCATGAGGAGGGACGAGTCGAAGGATGCGTCGCAGCCGCGCCGGGCGCGCCGTGCCACGTGCTGGTGGCCGACGATCGCGCCGAGCATCTGGCCGGATGCAATATGGTCTTCACCAAAGCAGCGCTGCTGACGGTGGGCGGCTTCGATGCGCAATTCACTTCGGCCGGCGACGACGTTGATATCTGCTGGCGCATCCTGGACGCGGGTTTCACGCTCGGCTACTGCCCGGCGGCCTTTGTCTGGCATTTTCGCCGCAACACCGTGAAGGCGTACTACGGTCAGCAGCGCGGTTACGGCCGCGCCGAGGCCGCGCTTTATCTGAAATATCCCGAGCGCTTCAACGGGCTTGGCCAAATCAAATGGCGCGGCACGATTCCCGGCCTCGCGGCAACCGTGCCCGGCGCGCTGCGCCGCCGTATCGGATGGACGCGGGCGGCCGGCGCTCCGCAGAGCGTGAGCGACGAGATCCCGGGAATCCTGAACTTTCTCCCGCAGACGCTCGAATGGAACCTGGTGTTCGCCGCGGCGGCGCTTTTCAGCTGGTTTGCCGGATTTACGGTGCTGCCCGCGCTGGCGATGCTTTCGCTCGGCGTGGTATGGGCACTTTACTACGCGCGCAAGGCCCCGCTCGAGAAATGTCACGATTCGCCGGGCGCGCGGCTCTTCGTCGCGTTCCTCGCGTGGAGTGGACCGATGGTGCGTACGTGGACCAGATGGAAGATGCGGATGCGCACGCTCGGCTTCGCCAACGAAACTCAGCCGCGTCAGCGCCCGGCGCTGCGATGGCTGCGCCGCAGCTTCCATCTCTCGTACTGGAACGAGGCCTGGACGACCCGCGAAACCCTGCTTGAGCGCATGGCGCGCCACTTCTCGCGCGCGGGTCTCGCGGCGACGCACGATCCCGGATGGAACGATTTCGATCTCGAGGTTCGGCCCGACCCGTGGACGCGCTTGCGCTTCAAGACCGCAGACGAGGAGCACGAGGCCGCGCGGCTGAAGAATCACATCGCCGTGCGGGTCAGGATGAGCCGGCTTACGCTCGCAGGCCTCGCGATC
This genomic interval carries:
- a CDS encoding glycosyltransferase, whose protein sequence is MRLADVEPRLDLNRRLVLRHRLQVLQETHTTALVLRDEQADAVLDLATYTGLHALIEITVKPEDLLESVRVRETAARISRTVNIWRNHPALIGYLIDCPFAPERLRMMGVERLRRALDRLYRQIHLRDSRALVALKHRASTIALATAGEDFLYAEAGGLTPAELTRFVVALHNLAMARPVVIEFPQALAGQGLEQDELVAATFGVGAAGVVAPPLVRPPVADLLAMRPLRADEASPFVSLNGTCPPHPPRTPMVSVVICAYNAERTMLPCLESLRRLKYPNYEIVIVDDGSRDRTAEIAMEFPEFRLIRQPNKGLSVARNVGLYAARGDIIAYTDSDCVVDPDWLTLMVRTMVEGGFDGCGGPNYAPHEEGRVEGCVAAAPGAPCHVLVADDRAEHLAGCNMVFTKAALLTVGGFDAQFTSAGDDVDICWRILDAGFTLGYCPAAFVWHFRRNTVKAYYGQQRGYGRAEAALYLKYPERFNGLGQIKWRGTIPGLAATVPGALRRRIGWTRAAGAPQSVSDEIPGILNFLPQTLEWNLVFAAAALFSWFAGFTVLPALAMLSLGVVWALYYARKAPLEKCHDSPGARLFVAFLAWSGPMVRTWTRWKMRMRTLGFANETQPRQRPALRWLRRSFHLSYWNEAWTTRETLLERMARHFSRAGLAATHDPGWNDFDLEVRPDPWTRLRFKTADEEHEAARLKNHIAVRVRMSRLTLAGLAIGVGGAVLCAALGHSLMAAVLTALTMAGAMCAVSQAVESGRLAYQVVEQCAHELNLIPLGKPTAAARRAAATAAAASAAAEPIASSAKLFADNRTASD